In the Sporosarcina sp. ANT_H38 genome, one interval contains:
- the motA gene encoding flagellar motor stator protein MotA, translating into MDLSTVIGLVLGFVALLVGMTMKGVPVDSLFNVAAILIIIVGTVAAVVIAFPMNELKRVPKLFGVLFKEQKLASDADIIRMFSSWADIARREGLLSLEAKTDEINDPFLKNGLGLAIDGQNADYIRDVLSEEVEAMEDRHSAGAQIFSQAGTYAPTLGVLGAVVGLIAALGNLNDIDALGHAISAAFIATLLGIFTGYVLWHPFANKLKRKSHEEVRQKKMMIEGVLSVLEGEAPRVIEQKLSSYLSAEERRKLAVINNGDKGAGEFVEET; encoded by the coding sequence ATGGATTTATCAACAGTAATTGGTCTAGTACTAGGTTTTGTCGCACTTCTTGTCGGTATGACGATGAAAGGCGTCCCAGTGGATAGCCTATTTAATGTCGCAGCTATACTAATAATAATTGTAGGAACGGTTGCAGCTGTCGTCATTGCATTTCCGATGAATGAGTTAAAACGTGTACCTAAACTATTTGGTGTGCTTTTTAAAGAACAGAAACTTGCTTCCGATGCCGATATTATCCGTATGTTTTCAAGTTGGGCTGATATTGCACGACGTGAAGGATTATTATCGCTTGAGGCAAAAACTGACGAAATTAATGATCCGTTTTTGAAAAATGGTTTGGGTCTCGCAATTGATGGACAAAATGCCGATTATATTCGTGATGTGTTAAGTGAAGAAGTGGAAGCTATGGAAGATAGGCATTCTGCGGGAGCACAAATATTCTCACAAGCGGGGACTTACGCACCGACACTGGGCGTACTGGGAGCAGTGGTAGGTCTTATCGCAGCACTTGGAAATTTGAATGATATCGATGCACTTGGTCATGCGATTTCAGCAGCTTTTATTGCGACATTGCTTGGTATTTTTACTGGATATGTGCTTTGGCATCCATTTGCGAATAAATTAAAACGTAAATCGCACGAAGAGGTAAGGCAAAAGAAAATGATGATTGAAGGGGTCCTTTCGGTTCTTGAAGGGGAGGCACCACGCGTTATTGAGCAGAAACTTTCTTCATATCTGTCTGCGGAAGAACGCCGAAAGCTAGCCGTAATAAACAATGGCGATAAGGGGGCGGGAGAGTTTGTCGAAGAGACGTAA
- a CDS encoding YihY/virulence factor BrkB family protein: protein MKNNERSAPMPIQEDKSKKKVDGFMADSAAMKFFDDVKEGGLEEFDVTTTNGFLKELLVRIKKVDITGLGSQLAFFFLLSLFPLLIFIMTLLPYLNFNQAEVFLLIRDYAPESVAMLIEDTLNEILKNRNGGLLSIGALATVWSASKGMNALTKALNRSYFTEESRSFIIARGMSVVFTVMLIAVLVVALVLPVFGQQIGVLAFSYMGLEEGFLTLWNGLRWIVPPVLIFFVFSLIYWLVPNLKIRFKSVLPGALFATVGWIITSLGFSFYVGSYGNYSSTYGSIGAIIVLMMWLYFSAIILMLGGQLNAVTLERTQLMKAKAKSNAVM, encoded by the coding sequence TTGAAGAATAATGAACGATCAGCACCTATGCCAATTCAAGAAGACAAATCTAAGAAGAAAGTAGATGGCTTTATGGCAGATTCTGCAGCCATGAAGTTTTTCGATGATGTAAAAGAAGGCGGGCTTGAGGAATTTGACGTCACGACAACAAACGGTTTTTTGAAAGAACTTCTTGTCCGGATAAAGAAAGTCGATATAACGGGTCTTGGCTCGCAACTCGCCTTCTTTTTCCTTTTGTCTCTTTTTCCTCTATTAATCTTTATAATGACGTTGCTACCTTACTTAAACTTTAACCAAGCTGAAGTATTCTTATTGATACGAGATTATGCACCTGAGAGCGTTGCTATGCTAATCGAGGACACATTAAACGAAATCTTGAAAAACCGTAATGGTGGCTTACTATCAATTGGTGCACTTGCAACGGTGTGGTCAGCATCTAAAGGCATGAATGCACTTACGAAAGCTTTGAATCGATCTTATTTTACGGAAGAATCACGTTCGTTCATCATAGCCCGCGGTATGTCGGTTGTCTTTACTGTCATGCTAATTGCTGTACTGGTAGTGGCATTAGTATTACCGGTGTTCGGACAACAAATTGGAGTTCTTGCATTCTCTTACATGGGGTTGGAGGAAGGTTTCCTTACTTTATGGAATGGTTTACGTTGGATAGTACCGCCCGTACTTATTTTCTTTGTATTTTCACTTATCTATTGGCTAGTACCTAATTTGAAAATCCGATTTAAAAGTGTATTACCTGGGGCACTATTTGCGACAGTTGGTTGGATTATAACATCTCTTGGATTCTCCTTCTATGTTGGTAGCTATGGTAATTATTCGAGTACTTATGGAAGTATTGGAGCAATTATTGTATTAATGATGTGGCTATACTTCTCTG
- a CDS encoding carbonic anhydrase, which yields MTILSEILDFNDTFVGEKQYEQYATTKFPDKRIVILTCMDTRLTELLPKAMNLKNGDAKIIKSAGALVSHPFGGIMRSLLVAVYELQADEIYVVGHHDCGMSSVDTGRIIEKMVDRGIDENILKTLKYSGVDMEDWLHGFGDVTESVKMSVDAVRNHPLMDKKVSVHGLVVHPDTGKLDIIVDGYKYNSTK from the coding sequence ATGACAATTCTTTCAGAGATCCTTGATTTTAATGATACATTTGTGGGTGAAAAACAATATGAACAGTACGCAACAACAAAGTTTCCCGACAAGCGAATTGTAATTTTGACATGTATGGATACAAGACTGACTGAATTATTACCTAAGGCGATGAACTTAAAGAATGGCGATGCGAAGATTATTAAAAGTGCCGGTGCACTAGTCTCACACCCATTTGGCGGTATTATGAGAAGCCTACTAGTAGCAGTTTATGAATTACAGGCTGATGAAATTTATGTAGTTGGCCATCATGATTGTGGAATGAGTTCAGTCGATACCGGTCGAATCATAGAAAAGATGGTTGATCGTGGGATTGATGAAAACATTCTCAAAACGCTAAAATACTCCGGTGTCGATATGGAAGATTGGCTCCATGGTTTTGGTGATGTGACTGAAAGCGTCAAGATGAGTGTTGATGCTGTTCGTAATCATCCCCTTATGGATAAAAAAGTTTCCGTCCACGGACTTGTCGTCCATCCTGATACTGGGAAGCTCGATATCATCGTAGATGGATACAAATATAATTCCACAAAATAA
- a CDS encoding DUF1128 domain-containing protein, whose amino-acid sequence MDLSNPTPENISYMIDKITEKLRMVNSAAMNPENFSTTKYDDLHYMYKMVMKRTTITPNEMQAIAAELGTLRS is encoded by the coding sequence ATGGATTTATCTAACCCGACACCAGAAAATATTTCTTATATGATTGACAAAATCACAGAAAAACTTCGTATGGTTAATTCAGCCGCTATGAACCCGGAGAATTTTAGTACCACTAAATATGATGACTTGCACTACATGTACAAAATGGTCATGAAACGTACTACTATTACACCGAATGAAATGCAGGCAATTGCAGCTGAACTCGGTACGCTAAGAAGTTAA
- the motB gene encoding flagellar motor protein MotB, whose protein sequence is MSKRRKRKKDNNHIDESWLLPYSDLMTLLLALFIVLFASSSVDEAKLKQMSAVFGEIFDSGQGVMDNAGPSVVPIPKDSIGTNEENSSYLEDQKSLSEIQERVDEYIAVNELENQFETKMTDEGLMVTIRDSILFSPGMADIKPEYKGIADDIAELLVFDPPRHIVVTGHTDNIPIKNAQFQSNWELSVMRAVNFLKSIVKNEEINPLLFSAKGYGEFQPLESNATAEGRSKNRRVEVLIQPLVLKDGTAFE, encoded by the coding sequence TTGTCGAAGAGACGTAAGAGAAAAAAGGATAATAACCATATAGATGAGTCCTGGCTATTGCCATACTCCGACCTTATGACTCTTCTTCTCGCCTTATTTATCGTCCTGTTTGCCTCAAGTTCAGTAGATGAAGCTAAACTTAAACAGATGTCAGCAGTATTCGGTGAAATATTTGATAGTGGGCAGGGCGTGATGGATAATGCAGGACCTTCAGTTGTGCCTATACCGAAAGACTCCATTGGGACTAATGAGGAAAACTCATCCTACTTGGAAGATCAGAAATCCCTTAGTGAGATTCAGGAGCGGGTAGATGAATATATTGCTGTAAATGAATTGGAAAATCAATTCGAAACGAAAATGACGGACGAAGGTTTGATGGTTACGATTAGGGATAGTATCCTATTTAGTCCAGGTATGGCGGATATCAAGCCTGAGTATAAAGGGATTGCAGATGATATTGCAGAACTTCTTGTTTTTGACCCACCCCGTCATATCGTTGTCACTGGTCACACGGATAATATTCCTATTAAAAATGCTCAGTTCCAATCTAACTGGGAACTTAGTGTGATGAGAGCTGTGAATTTCTTGAAAAGTATTGTGAAAAATGAAGAAATCAATCCACTTTTATTCAGTGCAAAAGGGTACGGTGAGTTCCAACCACTCGAATCAAATGCAACAGCTGAGGGACGAAGTAAGAACCGTCGGGTAGAAGTACTTATCCAACCACTCGTACTAAAAGATGGAACTGCATTTGAATGA
- a CDS encoding GNAT family N-acetyltransferase — MILLEGQTCYLRILIEDDAFSFTELLTANKEYWSIFEPRHESSYFAVAVQREKIRESNYQMRDRREYNFGIFETATSRLIGHISLYSIKRLPFSSGFVGYSIDKHETGKGIGTEAVRLVTQFAFEKVALHRVEAYVSPRNGGSLRLLEKAGYFQEGLLRKLLYINGVWEDHYIYAIVEGDF, encoded by the coding sequence TTGATTTTGCTTGAAGGGCAAACTTGTTATTTGCGAATATTGATAGAGGATGATGCTTTTAGCTTCACGGAATTGCTAACTGCAAATAAAGAATACTGGTCTATTTTCGAACCGCGGCATGAGAGTAGCTATTTTGCTGTTGCTGTACAGAGGGAGAAAATAAGGGAGTCGAACTATCAGATGAGGGACCGAAGGGAATACAACTTCGGTATCTTCGAAACTGCTACAAGTAGGCTAATTGGGCATATCTCGCTTTACAGCATTAAACGATTGCCATTTTCCAGCGGTTTCGTCGGCTATTCAATCGATAAGCATGAAACTGGTAAGGGGATAGGCACGGAAGCAGTTCGTCTTGTTACCCAGTTTGCTTTCGAGAAAGTTGCCTTACATCGGGTAGAGGCCTATGTTTCTCCCCGTAATGGCGGATCGTTAAGATTACTGGAGAAGGCAGGGTATTTCCAAGAGGGATTGTTACGGAAACTCCTTTATATTAATGGTGTCTGGGAAGACCATTATATCTACGCTATCGTGGAAGGCGATTTTTGA
- a CDS encoding M3 family oligoendopeptidase yields MTQKTYSETWDLDVFFKGGSGSIELRTHLDGVIEKLGSLEETASAFEVPQSAGMSKEVLDLIESLKDVALNMSQAGAVIGCFLAADTTDKKALQLQGEIGSVVARFSTVGLKIQQTLAKADEDTWNGLMESGELKEFSFVLNEWREEVSLKLSEEEESLITSLSVDGYHGWGQLYDMLVNDIKIKIELDGEEKELSVGQANNLSSHENADVRKRSFEALEEAWEGKEDFFASALNHIAGFRLEVYKKRGWDSVLKEPLLRNRMSQETLDAMWGAIGVNKAPFVEYLNVKARMLGTDKLNWYDTDAPVTASTKKMSYQEGAEFILKHFGEFGPELEEFSRQAFEEGWIEAEDRPNKRPGGFCTGMPVSEQSRIFMTYSGTMSNVATLAHELGHAFHSYALRPVHWMNRQYAMGVAETASTFAEMIVADAAVKAAETKDEKIALLEDKIQRSVAFFMNIHSRFLFETRFYEERKSGIVPAARLNELMAEAQKEAYGDALDTVHPHFWASKLHFYITGVQFYNFPYTFGYLFSLSIYAKALEDGEGFEQKYMALLRDTAVMSVEDLAMKHLGEDITKQDFWAKGVALCVKDVEEFLELTLVKG; encoded by the coding sequence GTGACGCAAAAAACGTATTCAGAAACATGGGATCTAGATGTATTTTTTAAAGGAGGAAGTGGTTCAATTGAACTGCGGACTCATTTAGATGGTGTAATAGAAAAGCTTGGCTCATTAGAAGAAACGGCTTCTGCATTTGAAGTTCCTCAATCAGCTGGTATGTCAAAAGAAGTTTTGGACCTTATTGAATCACTAAAAGATGTTGCACTTAACATGTCACAGGCGGGTGCCGTTATCGGTTGTTTCCTGGCGGCTGACACAACAGATAAAAAAGCACTGCAACTGCAAGGGGAAATTGGTTCAGTTGTTGCACGTTTCTCGACAGTCGGTCTTAAAATCCAGCAGACGCTAGCGAAAGCAGATGAAGATACATGGAATGGACTAATGGAATCAGGTGAATTGAAGGAATTTTCATTTGTTCTGAACGAGTGGCGTGAAGAGGTCAGCTTGAAACTGTCCGAAGAAGAAGAGAGTTTGATCACGTCACTAAGCGTAGACGGCTATCATGGTTGGGGACAGTTATACGACATGCTCGTTAATGATATTAAAATCAAAATCGAACTGGACGGAGAGGAAAAGGAACTTTCCGTTGGACAGGCAAATAACCTAAGTTCGCATGAGAATGCAGATGTGCGAAAGCGTTCATTCGAAGCATTGGAAGAAGCTTGGGAAGGGAAAGAAGACTTTTTCGCATCTGCATTAAATCATATTGCCGGCTTTAGGCTAGAAGTATACAAAAAACGTGGATGGGATTCTGTATTGAAAGAGCCGCTTCTCCGAAATAGAATGAGCCAAGAGACGCTCGATGCAATGTGGGGAGCAATTGGTGTAAATAAAGCACCATTTGTAGAATACTTGAACGTCAAGGCGAGAATGCTAGGTACTGACAAGCTGAACTGGTATGACACGGATGCACCAGTTACAGCATCGACCAAAAAGATGTCGTATCAAGAAGGGGCAGAATTCATCCTGAAACATTTTGGAGAATTTGGCCCGGAACTAGAAGAATTTTCTCGTCAGGCGTTTGAAGAGGGCTGGATTGAGGCGGAAGATCGTCCGAACAAACGTCCAGGCGGTTTCTGTACAGGTATGCCTGTATCCGAGCAATCCCGTATATTCATGACTTACAGCGGAACAATGTCGAATGTTGCAACACTTGCCCATGAACTTGGTCACGCGTTCCATTCTTATGCACTGCGTCCAGTCCATTGGATGAACCGTCAATACGCAATGGGAGTAGCTGAAACGGCATCAACATTCGCAGAGATGATTGTCGCGGATGCTGCGGTTAAAGCAGCTGAAACAAAGGATGAGAAAATTGCCCTGCTAGAAGATAAAATTCAGCGCAGTGTTGCATTTTTTATGAATATCCATTCTAGATTCCTTTTTGAAACAAGGTTCTATGAAGAACGTAAAAGTGGAATCGTGCCCGCTGCAAGATTGAATGAGTTAATGGCAGAAGCGCAGAAAGAAGCTTATGGGGATGCTCTTGATACGGTCCATCCGCACTTCTGGGCGTCGAAACTCCATTTCTACATTACAGGCGTGCAATTCTACAACTTCCCGTACACGTTCGGATATTTGTTCTCCCTTAGTATTTATGCAAAAGCATTGGAAGATGGCGAAGGATTTGAACAGAAATATATGGCGCTTTTACGGGACACTGCGGTTATGAGTGTCGAAGACCTTGCGATGAAGCATCTAGGTGAGGATATTACGAAACAAGATTTTTGGGCAAAAGGCGTAGCACTATGCGTAAAAGATGTTGAGGAGTTCTTGGAACTTACTTTGGTAAAAGGGTGA
- a CDS encoding tryptophan-rich sensory protein: MFKLMIMTFSLIVVVLVNAAANIIPINGKTTGEISNSLPVLFTPADYVFSIWAVIYLLVSIWLYSFMRNKGKVKHALFNRRVVLFVFSCLFNIAWILLWHFGFFGWTIIVILALLITLLTLYFTYPNLENQFYGRIPIAVYLGWTFVATIANISYVLTLHEWSGWGLSDPLWTVIYLTIATAIALHFLYHYADIAFSAVFIWAFIGITVKNGADELFVSAAALFLAATIAGFIFFRRKLLTFK; the protein is encoded by the coding sequence ATGTTTAAACTTATGATTATGACTTTTTCGCTCATTGTGGTCGTTCTTGTCAATGCAGCTGCAAATATTATACCTATCAATGGAAAAACGACCGGAGAAATCTCAAATAGTTTACCGGTGCTATTTACACCTGCAGATTATGTTTTTTCAATTTGGGCAGTTATTTATCTGCTTGTCTCTATCTGGCTTTACAGCTTTATGCGCAACAAAGGAAAGGTTAAACATGCTTTGTTCAATCGGAGGGTAGTTTTGTTTGTGTTCAGCTGCCTATTTAATATCGCTTGGATTCTGCTCTGGCATTTTGGCTTTTTCGGATGGACAATTATTGTTATTCTAGCGCTTCTTATAACATTATTGACCCTTTATTTCACCTATCCTAATCTGGAAAATCAATTTTATGGTAGAATTCCTATTGCTGTCTATCTAGGATGGACTTTTGTGGCGACCATTGCGAACATCAGCTACGTCCTTACGTTGCATGAGTGGTCTGGCTGGGGGCTAAGTGATCCTTTATGGACTGTTATCTACTTAACTATAGCGACCGCTATCGCACTTCATTTTTTATACCATTATGCGGATATAGCGTTTAGCGCGGTCTTCATATGGGCATTTATTGGTATCACTGTAAAAAACGGTGCAGATGAATTATTCGTTTCTGCCGCAGCCCTATTTCTTGCAGCTACAATAGCAGGATTCATATTCTTCAGAAGAAAATTACTCACATTCAAATAA
- a CDS encoding YtxH domain-containing protein, translating into MSNSKFGTFIIVGALTGAVVSMFDRSTRKHIVRKSTTCIRETKYYVKNPDVLKWKLDEKKEKYKSVFEQLSGDVSYIKAQVEELKTLTPQVKGLVMDTKDTFVESKDEYKSIVSETPLQVKTDLEK; encoded by the coding sequence ATGAGTAATAGCAAATTTGGTACATTTATTATTGTGGGTGCACTTACAGGTGCGGTTGTAAGTATGTTTGATCGGAGTACTCGAAAACATATAGTAAGGAAATCAACTACTTGTATAAGGGAAACGAAGTATTATGTGAAAAATCCCGATGTGCTCAAATGGAAATTAGATGAAAAGAAAGAAAAGTATAAGTCTGTCTTCGAGCAGCTATCAGGTGATGTATCATACATTAAAGCTCAGGTAGAGGAGTTAAAAACACTCACGCCGCAAGTGAAAGGTCTAGTCATGGATACGAAGGATACATTTGTTGAGTCAAAAGATGAATACAAGTCAATTGTAAGTGAAACGCCTTTACAGGTGAAAACTGACTTGGAAAAGTAA
- a CDS encoding sodium:alanine symporter family protein, producing the protein MDGLTAFLDKASGFIWGPPLLILLVGTGIFLTVRLGLIQVRMLPYALKLVFSKNQDKTSEGDISHFQALMTAMAATVGVGNIVGVATAIYFGGPGAVFWMWMAGFFGMATKYGEAILAVKYRVKDANGQMAGGPMYYLEHGLKMKWLGVLFAIFGAIAAFGIGNGTQSKAVADVLNSTFSVPHWITGIVLVVLGGMVIIGGIKTIGKVTSFFVPVMAGFYLIAGLIVMIMNINLIPEAFATIFKFAFTGEAAVGGAIGAAIRFGVARGLFSNEAGLGSAPIAAAAARTDLPGRQALVSMTQVLFDTLVICSITGVTIVMSGMWKDKSIEAGSLTAAAFGEFLGGAGPIVVAIGLIFFATSTIFGWAYYGEKCFQYLFPNPKVLIYYRVVFIAVIFVGATATLDAVWLFADVMNGLMAIPNLIGLLGLSGVIVFETKRFNAKLKEEREAAKRG; encoded by the coding sequence ATGGATGGATTAACAGCTTTTTTAGATAAGGCTAGCGGATTTATTTGGGGACCGCCTTTGCTTATCCTTCTTGTCGGAACGGGTATCTTTTTAACAGTAAGACTAGGACTTATTCAAGTACGTATGTTACCTTATGCATTAAAACTCGTTTTCTCTAAAAATCAGGATAAAACATCAGAAGGCGATATTTCCCACTTCCAGGCACTGATGACAGCAATGGCCGCCACAGTCGGTGTAGGGAATATAGTCGGAGTTGCGACAGCCATTTATTTCGGCGGACCAGGAGCAGTGTTCTGGATGTGGATGGCCGGATTCTTCGGGATGGCTACAAAATATGGAGAAGCAATTCTCGCAGTTAAATATCGCGTCAAGGATGCTAATGGACAAATGGCTGGAGGGCCAATGTACTATCTTGAACACGGTCTAAAAATGAAATGGCTCGGCGTTTTGTTCGCCATCTTCGGTGCAATCGCAGCGTTTGGTATTGGTAACGGAACACAATCGAAAGCAGTTGCCGATGTCTTGAACTCAACGTTTAGTGTCCCACATTGGATTACAGGAATCGTTCTTGTTGTTCTAGGCGGAATGGTTATTATTGGCGGGATAAAAACGATTGGTAAAGTTACATCATTTTTCGTTCCTGTAATGGCGGGTTTTTATTTAATCGCCGGTTTAATAGTAATGATTATGAACATCAACCTTATTCCAGAGGCTTTTGCAACTATATTCAAATTTGCATTTACCGGTGAAGCGGCTGTTGGGGGAGCAATCGGTGCGGCGATCCGTTTCGGGGTAGCACGTGGTCTCTTTTCTAATGAAGCAGGTCTTGGATCTGCTCCGATTGCTGCTGCTGCGGCCAGAACTGACTTACCAGGTCGTCAAGCACTCGTTTCTATGACACAAGTATTATTCGACACTCTAGTTATCTGTTCAATCACCGGTGTGACAATCGTCATGTCTGGCATGTGGAAAGACAAGAGCATTGAAGCCGGCTCGCTCACAGCTGCCGCGTTCGGTGAGTTCCTTGGTGGTGCGGGACCAATTGTTGTTGCAATTGGATTGATATTCTTTGCTACATCAACAATTTTCGGTTGGGCTTATTATGGAGAGAAGTGTTTCCAATACCTATTCCCAAATCCTAAAGTTCTAATCTACTACCGTGTCGTATTTATCGCAGTCATCTTTGTAGGTGCTACAGCGACTCTTGATGCTGTTTGGTTATTCGCTGACGTGATGAACGGACTCATGGCAATACCGAACTTAATTGGGCTGCTTGGGTTATCTGGGGTCATCGTCTTTGAAACAAAACGGTTCAATGCAAAACTTAAAGAGGAAAGAGAAGCCGCTAAACGAGGCTGA
- a CDS encoding aminopeptidase, giving the protein MSTFEKQLSRYAELAVQVGVNIQPNQYLYINASTEAMEFVRLITEKAYDAGARQVFVDWSDDIVSRLRYEKAPTDSFAEFPEWKVMEREQLAEKGAAFMSIVSQSPDLLKGIEQSRIADTQKAAGQALDKYRQYVQSDKISWTVIAVPSKAWAAKVFPELTEEEQVSALWTAIFKAVRTDKQHPIQEWVNHDKNLHAKVDYLNNKRYRKLHYTAPGTDLIVELPEGHLWCGAGSINEKGHTFMANMPTEEVFTVPLKTGVNGYVSSTKPLSYGGNIIDNFKITFKDGRVTEVSAEQGGEVLQRLIDTDEGAKHLGEVALVPHDSPISQSGLLFYNTLFDENASNHFALGSAYSFCLEGGKTMAREDLEKHGLNQSITHVDFMVGSEEMDIDGIKDDGSSEPVFRGGNWTF; this is encoded by the coding sequence ATGTCTACTTTCGAAAAACAACTATCCCGCTATGCTGAACTCGCAGTACAGGTAGGTGTCAATATTCAACCTAACCAATATCTATATATCAATGCTTCAACAGAAGCAATGGAATTTGTTCGTCTTATAACCGAAAAAGCTTATGATGCAGGTGCACGTCAAGTGTTTGTCGATTGGTCCGACGATATTGTTTCCAGACTACGTTATGAAAAAGCACCGACTGATTCTTTTGCTGAATTTCCTGAGTGGAAAGTAATGGAGCGTGAACAGCTTGCAGAAAAAGGTGCTGCATTCATGAGCATCGTTTCCCAAAGTCCAGACTTGTTAAAAGGGATCGAGCAGTCTCGTATTGCTGATACTCAAAAAGCTGCTGGACAGGCACTCGACAAATATCGTCAGTATGTACAGTCTGATAAAATTAGCTGGACTGTAATCGCAGTCCCTTCTAAAGCGTGGGCAGCAAAAGTGTTCCCTGAACTTACGGAAGAAGAGCAAGTATCAGCACTTTGGACAGCCATTTTTAAAGCAGTACGTACAGACAAACAACATCCTATACAAGAATGGGTTAATCATGACAAAAATTTGCATGCCAAAGTCGATTACCTGAATAACAAAAGGTACCGCAAACTTCACTACACAGCGCCCGGTACTGACCTAATCGTTGAATTACCTGAAGGTCACTTGTGGTGCGGAGCCGGCAGCATCAATGAGAAAGGTCACACTTTTATGGCGAATATGCCGACTGAAGAAGTATTCACTGTTCCTTTGAAAACCGGTGTCAACGGCTATGTATCAAGCACAAAACCGTTAAGCTACGGCGGAAACATTATCGATAACTTCAAAATAACATTTAAAGATGGACGTGTAACTGAAGTTTCAGCTGAACAAGGCGGAGAAGTTTTACAACGTCTAATAGATACAGATGAAGGTGCAAAACATCTCGGTGAAGTCGCACTCGTCCCACACGATTCCCCGATTTCACAATCGGGTCTACTCTTCTATAATACATTGTTCGATGAAAATGCCTCTAATCACTTTGCTCTCGGAAGCGCATATTCATTTTGTTTAGAAGGTGGCAAAACGATGGCACGAGAGGATTTAGAAAAACACGGTTTGAACCAAAGCATCACTCATGTAGACTTCATGGTTGGCTCTGAGGAAATGGATATTGATGGCATCAAAGACGATGGCTCTTCTGAACCTGTGTTCCGTGGGGGCAACTGGACTTTCTAA
- the thiT gene encoding energy-coupled thiamine transporter ThiT — protein sequence MNRKRLQFLLEVAILGAISFMLDQIGFKMPQGGSVTLSMLPIVIMAFRRGVIGGMLTGFVSGLLQLMMGGYVLNVIQAALDYFVAYTLVGVAGVTLAWLLSGRAKGDKGSMVRAIVVGTVIGGLLRYLIHFIGGIVFFASSAPEGQPVWLYSLVYNGSYMIPSVLLSAIVASLIFTTAPRLLERK from the coding sequence ATGAATCGGAAAAGACTTCAATTTTTACTTGAAGTGGCTATTTTAGGTGCGATTTCATTTATGCTTGATCAGATTGGTTTTAAAATGCCACAAGGCGGGTCTGTTACACTTTCGATGTTGCCAATTGTTATCATGGCATTCCGCAGGGGAGTTATTGGGGGAATGCTAACTGGCTTTGTTAGTGGGTTATTGCAACTGATGATGGGTGGGTATGTCTTAAATGTGATACAAGCAGCGCTCGATTACTTCGTGGCTTACACGCTCGTAGGGGTGGCAGGCGTCACGCTTGCATGGCTGTTAAGCGGTAGAGCGAAAGGTGATAAAGGCTCAATGGTAAGGGCTATCGTAGTAGGTACAGTTATCGGGGGCCTTCTTCGATACCTAATCCACTTCATCGGTGGAATCGTTTTCTTTGCATCCTCAGCACCAGAGGGACAACCTGTATGGCTTTATTCACTCGTATACAATGGAAGTTACATGATTCCTTCAGTACTATTATCAGCAATTGTTGCATCATTAATATTCACTACAGCACCGCGTCTCCTAGAACGCAAATGA